Below is a genomic region from Parasegetibacter sp. NRK P23.
CCCAGATGAGGTTGTATTTCTGGCTCCAGGTATTCTTATTGCTGAAGGTGAGCGCATAATGGTCGCCGTCATCTGCCATTTCCATCCATTTTTGGCTCATCGTTTTGGCCATCTCTCCATATTTTTCAGCAACTGATTTTTCACCAAGTATTCCGGCCAACTGCGCGTAAGCGCCGAGGGCTGTGATGGCTTTTAGGGAAAGATTGGCATTCCTGGCGAGGTGTCCGGCAAAATCATCTGTACAAAGTTGGTTCGCGGGATCGAAACCTTCTCTGGAGAGGTATTCCGCCCAGGTGCTCAATGTTTTCCAGTGTTTACGCGCGTATTCAGCGTTTCCTTCCGTTTTCGCGATGGCGGCGGTGAGCAGGATCATATTACCAGATTCCTCCACCGGCATATCTTCCCCGTAAGTTTGTCCGTTAGCGATGGGATAAGTTCCCAGGTCGTGTGCGGCGAAAGGCTTTTTCCATTTCCCACTTTCGCTGTAATAAAATATTCCGTTCAGCATGCCTTTCAGCAGATCGGGATTGTAGAGCAGGTAAAGTGGTGCCGAAGGATAAGTTACGTCGACAGTATTAATGGAGCCGTTGCTGAAATTTTCTTTGGATAAGAATAGCAACTCACCCTCCGGACTTTTCACCAGCTTGTGCGCGGCTATACTTTGCCGGTAGCCAATTACACATAGTTCAGCGAGTGCTTTCCCTCCCGATTCCAGCGCATCGTTGTATACTTTTGCATCCATTTTTGCGGCACGTTCGGCTATTTTACTATACCCGGTAAACGCGGCATTCAATTCCTTTTCAATCGTGTTGCCGTTTTCTTTCCACCATGGCAACAGGTTTTGACCAAAATATTGAATAGGGAAAAGATCATCGTAACCGAGTAACAACAACTGTGTTGCAGGTGCCGATCCAATTTTTCCTATATCAAGTATGGTATTAAGCGATAAACTTTTTCCTTCTTTTAAAGTTGCCGGTTGAGTTCCTTTAGCAAGAAAGGCTTTCCCAGCTTCTGTGTTGGACACAAACTGCACCACATCTTTACCCGATCTGGCAGCCACATAAAAATAACCCCAATCGATGCGGAGATTGTCCCCTTTCTTTTTCAATACCGGCTGCTCCTTTGTTCCGGCTTTCAATATACTGAGCACTCCATTTTGATAGGCGGAAGCCATCACTTCCTGTACTGGTTCATTCACGGCGATATCCGTCGCGGCAGAAAACAAAAGTTTCACCTGATGCGGTTTTCCATCCTTTGAATGAGCTTTAAAATCAATATACGATACCGGACGCGCCACCAGGCTAAGGTCATCCGCAAGCAATGGAGATAGGAAATCGACCTGGAGGTGAACGGAGCCACATTCAAAGCCATAGGTCGTTTTCGTGGCGGTCATTTCCCGGCTGGACTGAATGGCCACAGGCATATCCTCGGCTTTCTTCAAAGGTTCCATTACAAAACCTGCATCCAGCAAAGTTCCGCCGGCAGTATTTTTTACATGGATGGCCAATGTGTTCTTTCCTTTTACGAGTCCTTCCATAGGGAGGAAGATGTATTTTTCGTTCCAGCCATCGTGTTTATACACCTGTTTTCCGTTCAGAAAAACCACCACATTGTCGTCGTGTTTTAACTTAAGGAAAGTTTTTCCTGCGGGCGTATCCTTCA
It encodes:
- a CDS encoding glutaminase family protein: MKRIQALLLLIFSFGYSFAQVNKAPAYPLITHDPYFSIWSFTDELTASPTKHWTGTDHGLLGIINVDGKLYRFMGKEAKLYETILPAADEREYNFRYTETTPEAGWMQPGFDTRNWKTGIAPFGDNRSLVKTYWYSPDLFAIRTFDLKDTPAGKTFLKLKHDDNVVVFLNGKQVYKHDGWNEKYIFLPMEGLVKGKNTLAIHVKNTAGGTLLDAGFVMEPLKKAEDMPVAIQSSREMTATKTTYGFECGSVHLQVDFLSPLLADDLSLVARPVSYIDFKAHSKDGKPHQVKLLFSAATDIAVNEPVQEVMASAYQNGVLSILKAGTKEQPVLKKKGDNLRIDWGYFYVAARSGKDVVQFVSNTEAGKAFLAKGTQPATLKEGKSLSLNTILDIGKIGSAPATQLLLLGYDDLFPIQYFGQNLLPWWKENGNTIEKELNAAFTGYSKIAERAAKMDAKVYNDALESGGKALAELCVIGYRQSIAAHKLVKSPEGELLFLSKENFSNGSINTVDVTYPSAPLYLLYNPDLLKGMLNGIFYYSESGKWKKPFAAHDLGTYPIANGQTYGEDMPVEESGNMILLTAAIAKTEGNAEYARKHWKTLSTWAEYLSREGFDPANQLCTDDFAGHLARNANLSLKAITALGAYAQLAGILGEKSVAEKYGEMAKTMSQKWMEMADDGDHYALTFSNKNTWSQKYNLIWDKVLSLQLFPEDVYTKETDFYLTKQQAYGLPLDSRKTYTKSDWIVWTASLTEDAAKMKQLIAPVYKFAQETGSRVPISDWHETTSGKMVGFQARSVVGGYFMPVLKKMLSGK